In Archangium violaceum, the following are encoded in one genomic region:
- the ftsL gene encoding cell division protein FtsL: protein MNHSKPSSRVGGSGVSVASVLLHLLPAVLLFALFAGVGILHVTSRVLVVDMGYRLSKAESEERALTRENDRLKLELATLKNPARLEKLAREKLGMAMPAGPLVIALQPELPGNKRPARVEAREARTVRVAERGSSH from the coding sequence ATGAACCACAGCAAGCCCAGCTCTCGTGTCGGTGGGAGTGGCGTGTCGGTCGCCAGTGTGCTGCTGCACCTGCTGCCCGCGGTGCTCCTCTTCGCCCTCTTCGCCGGCGTGGGCATCCTCCACGTCACGAGCCGCGTGCTGGTGGTGGACATGGGCTACCGCCTCTCCAAGGCCGAGTCCGAGGAGCGCGCCCTCACCCGGGAGAACGACCGGCTGAAGCTGGAGCTCGCCACGCTGAAGAACCCGGCGCGGCTGGAGAAGCTGGCTCGTGAGAAGCTGGGCATGGCCATGCCCGCGGGCCCGCTCGTCATCGCCCTGCAGCCGGAGCTGCCGGGCAACAAGCGTCCCGCCCGTGTGGAGGCCCGCGAGGCCCGCACCGTGCGCGTGGCGGAACGCGGCTCGTCGCACTGA
- a CDS encoding penicillin-binding protein, with translation MRDFKTARAPEPTTNGKWLRLRVQLLAFFFVGLLLAALGRAVFLQVYERDKLRGLAQDQYVRQIEIPARRGDIFDRRGTPFAQSVEVDSIWVDPSMLPDVKQASRSLAKVLKLDVEDLHARLSRARRFAWVKRQVTPREVEAVKALGLPGFGFTKEPRRFYPQKELGAHVMGMVGLDGHGLEGLELAFEDELSGQNSRLSGFRDAKGRKLLVTGAPDTLERQGASVTLTLDRHLQYVSEKALSRAVEESKGVAGMAVVLEPKTGEILAIANHPRFNPNTPGQEARAHIRNRAALDAFEPGSTMKAFVVAAALEQKAIKPDDTFFCENGAWDIGKHTIHDTHEYGWLTPQRVLQVSSNICAAKIAQQLGRERLVKAYHDFGFGERTGLALPGEARGSIPFPKAEVSLATQSFGQGMTSTAVQLASAWGALANGGLLMRPYLVSKVVDPDGVVLLENRPTEVRQVVSTATARKVVSMLESVVTKEGTAPRAAMEDYRVAGKTGTAQKADLVARGYSDKRLASFVGVVPAENPRVVILVIVDEPKTDVYGGLVAAPAFKEIATAAMAHLAVPPSREVPLPPTALPVAAAQLPPAKVAPARPMVEEAITENVEPGSIRVPDVVGQAGREAVTKLLSSALEPHLLGSGRVVSQSPAAGSLVEKGARVTLELAARQ, from the coding sequence GTGAGGGACTTCAAGACGGCGCGGGCTCCGGAGCCCACCACCAACGGGAAGTGGCTGCGGCTGCGCGTGCAGCTGCTCGCCTTCTTCTTCGTCGGCCTGCTGCTGGCCGCCCTCGGCCGCGCCGTGTTCCTCCAGGTGTACGAGCGCGACAAGCTGCGCGGGCTCGCCCAGGACCAGTACGTCCGTCAGATTGAAATCCCCGCCCGCCGCGGTGACATCTTCGACCGCCGCGGTACGCCCTTCGCCCAGAGCGTGGAGGTGGACTCCATCTGGGTGGACCCCTCCATGCTGCCGGACGTGAAGCAGGCCTCGCGCTCGCTGGCGAAGGTGCTCAAGCTGGACGTGGAGGACCTGCACGCCCGGCTCTCGAGGGCCAGGCGCTTCGCCTGGGTGAAGCGCCAGGTGACGCCCCGCGAGGTGGAGGCGGTGAAGGCCCTGGGTCTCCCCGGCTTCGGCTTCACCAAGGAGCCCCGGCGCTTCTACCCGCAGAAGGAGCTGGGTGCGCACGTCATGGGCATGGTGGGGCTCGACGGCCATGGCCTCGAGGGCCTGGAGCTGGCCTTCGAGGACGAGCTGTCCGGGCAGAACTCGCGCCTGTCCGGCTTCCGTGACGCCAAGGGCCGCAAGCTGCTCGTCACCGGCGCCCCGGACACCCTGGAGCGGCAGGGCGCCTCCGTCACCCTCACCCTCGACCGGCACCTCCAGTACGTCTCCGAGAAGGCCCTGTCCCGCGCCGTGGAGGAGTCCAAGGGCGTGGCGGGCATGGCCGTCGTGTTGGAGCCGAAGACGGGCGAAATCCTGGCCATCGCCAACCACCCGCGCTTCAACCCCAACACCCCGGGCCAGGAGGCCCGCGCCCACATCCGCAACCGCGCCGCGCTCGACGCCTTCGAGCCCGGCTCGACCATGAAGGCCTTCGTCGTCGCCGCCGCGCTGGAGCAGAAGGCCATCAAGCCCGACGACACCTTCTTCTGCGAGAACGGCGCCTGGGACATCGGCAAGCACACCATCCACGACACCCACGAGTACGGCTGGCTCACCCCGCAGCGCGTGCTCCAGGTGTCCTCCAACATCTGCGCGGCCAAGATTGCCCAGCAGCTGGGGCGCGAGCGGCTGGTTAAGGCCTACCATGACTTCGGCTTCGGCGAGCGCACCGGGCTGGCGCTGCCCGGCGAGGCCCGTGGCTCCATTCCCTTCCCCAAGGCGGAGGTGTCACTGGCCACCCAGTCCTTCGGCCAGGGCATGACGAGCACCGCCGTGCAGCTGGCCTCCGCCTGGGGCGCCCTGGCCAACGGGGGCCTCCTGATGCGGCCCTATCTCGTGTCCAAGGTGGTGGACCCGGACGGGGTGGTGCTGCTGGAGAACCGGCCCACCGAGGTGCGCCAGGTCGTCTCCACCGCCACCGCCCGGAAGGTCGTCTCCATGCTCGAGAGCGTGGTGACCAAGGAGGGGACCGCCCCCAGGGCCGCCATGGAGGACTACCGGGTGGCCGGCAAGACGGGCACCGCCCAGAAGGCGGATCTGGTGGCCCGGGGGTACTCCGACAAGCGGCTCGCCTCCTTCGTGGGCGTGGTGCCGGCCGAGAATCCCCGCGTCGTCATTCTCGTGATTGTGGACGAGCCGAAGACGGACGTGTACGGGGGACTCGTGGCCGCCCCCGCATTCAAGGAAATCGCTACCGCCGCCATGGCTCACCTGGCCGTCCCACCCTCCCGTGAGGTGCCGCTGCCGCCCACCGCCCTGCCGGTGGCGGCCGCCCAGCTCCCTCCCGCGAAGGTGGCGCCGGCCCGGCCCATGGTGGAGGAAGCAATCACCGAGAACGTGGAGCCGGGCTCCATCCGCGTTCCGGATGTCGTGGGTCAGGCAGGGCGCGAGGCGGTGACGAAGCTGCTCTCCTCGGCCCTGGAGCCACATTTGTTGGGTAGTGGACGCGTAGTCTCGCAGAGTCCCGCCGCCGGTTCGCTGGTGGAGAAGGGTGCGCGGGTGACGCTCGAGCTGGCAGCGCGGCAATGA
- a CDS encoding UDP-N-acetylmuramoyl-L-alanyl-D-glutamate--2,6-diaminopimelate ligase — translation MKLTDVLAGCGAEQTSGGRTSVDVTGVSQDSRKVKPGDLFVAVPGSKEDGAQFVGEAVSRGAVAVVSEKPVSSQVPFFKVSNARKALALIAANFYGRPADQLTLLAVTGTNGKTTTTYLLEAMATAAYSSTGVIGTLGYKVGGQFHATAHTTPDPLELHRILREMADAGVETVVMEVSSHALMQERVHGITFKAAAFTNLTRDHLDYHKDMEEYFQAKRKLFLENLSQGGVAVVNGDDTYAIRIYNELRGQKRMAWKFSRQGNGEISSADVSFSLQGIKGVLKTPAGDIPVKSRLLGPHNLENILAAAGLALGAGFARRKDVQLGIERMGGVPGRMERVENHGPAQAPSVFVDYAHTDDALKRALEAARAMAKGRVIVVFGCGGERDAGKRPLMGSAAAENADLAVVTSDNPRTEDPEEIISQVTPGLEKGGLRRISAGKAKSGEKGYLVDADRKAAIETAISLAKEDDVVLIAGKGHETYQIVGTEKRAFDDREVAARALAIRT, via the coding sequence ATGAAGCTGACGGATGTCCTCGCAGGGTGTGGTGCCGAGCAGACCTCGGGGGGCAGGACCTCGGTCGACGTGACGGGGGTATCGCAGGACTCGCGCAAGGTGAAGCCGGGCGACCTCTTCGTCGCCGTGCCGGGCTCGAAGGAAGATGGTGCCCAGTTCGTGGGCGAGGCTGTCTCCCGCGGCGCCGTGGCGGTGGTGTCGGAGAAGCCGGTGTCCTCGCAGGTGCCCTTCTTCAAGGTGTCCAACGCCCGCAAGGCCCTGGCCCTCATCGCGGCCAACTTCTACGGCCGCCCCGCCGACCAGCTGACCCTGTTGGCGGTCACGGGCACCAACGGCAAGACGACCACCACCTATCTGCTCGAGGCGATGGCCACCGCGGCCTACTCCTCCACGGGCGTCATTGGCACGCTGGGCTACAAGGTGGGCGGCCAGTTCCATGCCACCGCGCACACCACGCCGGATCCGCTGGAGCTGCACCGCATCCTGCGCGAGATGGCGGACGCGGGCGTGGAGACGGTGGTGATGGAGGTGTCCAGCCACGCGCTGATGCAGGAGCGCGTGCACGGCATCACCTTCAAGGCGGCCGCCTTCACCAACCTGACGCGCGACCACCTCGACTACCACAAGGACATGGAGGAGTACTTCCAGGCCAAGCGCAAGCTGTTCCTGGAGAACCTCTCCCAGGGCGGCGTGGCCGTGGTGAATGGCGACGACACCTACGCCATCCGCATCTACAACGAGCTGCGCGGCCAGAAGCGCATGGCGTGGAAGTTCAGCCGCCAGGGCAACGGGGAGATCTCCTCCGCGGACGTGTCCTTCTCCCTGCAGGGCATCAAGGGCGTGCTGAAGACGCCCGCGGGCGACATCCCGGTGAAGAGCCGGCTGCTGGGGCCGCACAACCTGGAGAACATCCTGGCGGCGGCGGGCTTGGCGCTGGGCGCGGGCTTCGCGCGGCGCAAGGACGTGCAGCTGGGCATCGAGCGCATGGGCGGCGTGCCCGGCCGCATGGAGCGGGTGGAGAACCACGGTCCCGCCCAGGCGCCCTCGGTGTTCGTGGACTACGCGCACACGGATGACGCCCTCAAGCGCGCGCTGGAGGCGGCGCGGGCCATGGCCAAGGGCCGCGTCATCGTGGTGTTCGGCTGCGGTGGCGAGCGCGACGCGGGCAAGCGTCCGCTCATGGGCTCGGCGGCCGCGGAGAACGCGGACCTCGCGGTGGTGACGAGCGACAACCCGCGCACGGAGGATCCGGAGGAGATCATCTCGCAGGTGACCCCGGGCCTGGAGAAGGGCGGCCTGCGGCGCATCTCCGCCGGCAAGGCGAAGAGCGGTGAGAAGGGCTACCTCGTGGACGCGGACCGCAAGGCCGCCATCGAGACGGCGATCTCCCTGGCCAAGGAGGACGACGTGGTCCTCATCGCTGGCAAGGGGCACGAGACGTACCAGATCGTCGGTACCGAGAAGCGCGCCTTCGACGACCGCGAAGTCGCGGCCCGGGCGCTCGCCATCCGCACCTGA
- a CDS encoding UDP-N-acetylmuramoyl-tripeptide--D-alanyl-D-alanine ligase, with translation MAARFTDEQVVQATGATRRGARPAAEYPAVCTDTRALVPGCLFVALQGERFDAHDFLAQAASGGAAGAVVKKGRALPQLPEGLALYEVEDTLAALGALGHAHRERFRIPVGAVGGSNGKTTTKEMVGAILATRGPALKTEGNLNNEVGVPLTLFRLEPSHVAAVIETGMNQPGEITRLTRVVRPDAGIITVVQPEHLEGLGSIEGVAEAEGEMFRELPPEAVAVVNVDDPLIPGQAARSRAKKLSFGRAANADVRLASVTPRGREGLSLTIQYKGKDWPVKLSFIGEHNALNATGAFALSVALGYSPEECVKGLEAARPYARRLNVVDGLHGTTVIDDCYNANPASMGAALDTLRSLMQPGGRAVAVLGDMLELGPGELEEHTKLGALAASKAQLVAFFGPRSIKGHEAAGLGGNAAHFTEVEPLLAWLLPQLKAGDVVLVKASRGMRLERVVAGLTGAASAGGGH, from the coding sequence ATGGCCGCACGATTCACGGACGAGCAGGTGGTGCAGGCGACCGGGGCCACCCGTCGCGGCGCAAGGCCCGCGGCGGAGTATCCGGCCGTCTGCACCGATACGCGGGCCCTGGTGCCCGGGTGTCTCTTCGTGGCGCTGCAGGGCGAGCGCTTCGATGCCCATGACTTCCTCGCGCAGGCCGCCAGTGGTGGCGCGGCCGGCGCGGTGGTCAAGAAGGGCAGGGCGCTCCCCCAGCTCCCCGAGGGCCTCGCCCTCTACGAGGTGGAGGACACCCTGGCGGCGCTCGGTGCCCTGGGGCATGCGCACCGCGAGCGCTTCCGGATTCCGGTGGGCGCCGTGGGTGGCTCCAACGGGAAGACGACCACCAAGGAGATGGTGGGCGCCATCCTCGCCACGCGCGGCCCCGCGCTGAAGACGGAGGGCAACCTCAACAACGAGGTGGGGGTGCCCCTCACGCTCTTCCGCCTGGAGCCCTCGCACGTGGCGGCGGTCATCGAGACGGGGATGAACCAGCCCGGCGAAATCACCCGGCTCACCCGGGTGGTCCGGCCGGACGCGGGCATCATCACCGTGGTGCAGCCCGAGCACCTGGAGGGCCTGGGCAGCATCGAGGGCGTGGCCGAGGCCGAGGGCGAGATGTTCCGTGAGCTCCCGCCCGAGGCCGTGGCCGTGGTGAACGTGGACGACCCGCTCATTCCCGGGCAGGCCGCGCGCAGCCGGGCGAAGAAGCTGTCCTTCGGCCGGGCCGCGAACGCGGACGTGCGGCTCGCGAGTGTCACCCCGCGCGGCCGCGAGGGGCTGTCCCTCACCATCCAGTACAAGGGGAAGGACTGGCCGGTGAAGCTGTCCTTCATCGGCGAGCACAACGCGCTCAACGCCACGGGCGCCTTCGCGCTGTCGGTGGCGCTCGGCTACTCCCCCGAGGAGTGCGTGAAGGGACTGGAGGCGGCGCGGCCGTACGCACGCCGGCTCAACGTGGTGGATGGCCTGCACGGCACCACCGTCATCGACGATTGCTACAACGCCAACCCCGCCTCCATGGGCGCGGCGCTGGACACGCTGCGCTCACTGATGCAGCCCGGTGGCCGGGCGGTGGCGGTGCTCGGCGACATGCTGGAGCTGGGGCCCGGCGAGCTGGAGGAGCACACCAAACTGGGTGCGCTCGCGGCGAGCAAGGCGCAGCTGGTGGCGTTCTTCGGGCCGCGCTCCATCAAGGGGCACGAGGCGGCGGGCCTGGGCGGAAACGCGGCGCACTTCACCGAGGTCGAGCCCCTGTTGGCGTGGCTCCTGCCGCAGCTGAAGGCGGGGGACGTGGTGTTGGTCAAGGCGAGCCGTGGCATGAGGCTCGAGCGGGTGGTGGCGGGCCTCACCGGCGCCGCCTCTGCTGGAGGGGGCCACTAG
- the mraY gene encoding phospho-N-acetylmuramoyl-pentapeptide-transferase, with translation MLLLIYEWIQGTEAARFLNFLRYPTFRIVAAAVASLLLGMFVGPRLIARLRLKQHGQSNVREDTPDTHQKKKGTPTMGGALILMCIAAGTFVFADLKSRAVWAALLLTLGYGFIGFLDDWLKLSKRNSKGLAGRYKMVLQTVFYLVAVFGLMCSWTGPDGAFTGPNLLIDTKLTLPFVPTRHFNPDFGWFYVVFGWVVVVGTSNAVNITDGLDGLAIMPTIIAATTFTILCYVAGSLTRIADVETVNGVAQVVGVPLWRYLGVPEVPGGAELSVFCASIVGAGISFLWFNAYPASVFMGDIGSLALGGALGGLAVLSKNEVVSAIIHGVFFAEILSVMIQVTSFKLTGKRVFKMAPVHHHFELKGMAEPKIIVRFWIVAILCSGVALLSLKLR, from the coding sequence GTGCTGCTCCTCATCTACGAGTGGATTCAGGGCACGGAAGCGGCGCGGTTCCTGAACTTCCTGCGCTACCCCACCTTCCGCATCGTCGCTGCGGCGGTGGCCTCGCTGCTGCTGGGCATGTTCGTCGGCCCGAGGCTCATCGCGCGGCTGCGCCTCAAGCAGCACGGGCAGAGCAACGTGCGCGAGGACACGCCGGACACGCACCAGAAGAAGAAGGGCACGCCCACCATGGGTGGCGCGCTCATCCTCATGTGCATCGCGGCCGGCACCTTCGTCTTCGCGGACCTGAAGAGCCGCGCGGTGTGGGCGGCGCTGCTGCTCACCCTGGGCTACGGCTTCATCGGCTTCCTGGATGACTGGCTGAAGCTGTCCAAGCGCAACTCCAAGGGGCTGGCCGGCCGGTACAAGATGGTTCTGCAGACGGTCTTCTACTTGGTGGCCGTCTTCGGGCTGATGTGCTCGTGGACGGGGCCGGATGGGGCCTTCACCGGGCCGAACCTGCTCATCGACACGAAGCTGACGCTGCCCTTCGTGCCCACGCGCCACTTCAACCCGGACTTCGGCTGGTTCTACGTGGTGTTCGGCTGGGTGGTGGTGGTGGGCACGTCCAACGCCGTCAACATCACCGACGGTCTGGACGGCCTGGCCATCATGCCGACCATCATCGCGGCCACCACCTTCACCATCCTCTGCTACGTGGCGGGCTCGCTGACGCGCATCGCCGACGTGGAGACGGTCAATGGCGTCGCGCAGGTGGTGGGCGTGCCCCTGTGGCGCTACCTGGGTGTCCCCGAGGTGCCCGGTGGTGCCGAGCTATCCGTCTTCTGTGCCAGCATCGTGGGCGCGGGCATCTCCTTCCTCTGGTTCAACGCCTACCCGGCCTCCGTCTTCATGGGCGACATCGGCTCGCTCGCGCTGGGGGGCGCGCTCGGTGGGCTGGCGGTGCTGTCCAAGAACGAGGTGGTCTCCGCCATCATCCACGGCGTCTTCTTCGCTGAAATCCTCAGCGTGATGATCCAGGTGACGTCCTTCAAGCTCACCGGCAAGCGCGTCTTCAAGATGGCGCCCGTGCACCACCACTTCGAGCTCAAGGGCATGGCCGAGCCGAAGATCATCGTCCGCTTCTGGATCGTCGCCATCCTCTGTTCGGGTGTGGCGCTCCTGTCACTCAAGCTGCGCTAG
- the murD gene encoding UDP-N-acetylmuramoyl-L-alanine--D-glutamate ligase — MTPDLKDRDVVVYGLAKSGLAAIRLLQAKGARVTALDARTEEALGDTARDLKARGVTLVTGPTPPGLLESKQLVVVSPGVPLALPDLQKARAAGVPIWGEVELAWRYLSHVPLIGITGTNGKSTTTALTGELFLKGGRRTFVGGNLGRPFAEAALTPGDWDALVVELSSFQLEGIDTLRPRGSTILNLTPDHIDRYESHAAYGAAKARIFRNQAQGDFVVVNAEDADVMRLAEAAKVPVYGFSLTGRPVALSPTLAGLAVARPGGFRFEGVGEKGESFTLTNRALRGGHNAQNAMAAALLARLAGVPHEAVQAGLDSYPGLPHRLESVRVLDGVEWVNDSKATNVDSVLVALRAFEKDVLLIAGGKGKGAPYKPMVDEGRGKVKGVLTIGQDADTLAQAYEGAAPVYACGTLAEAVRRAKALARSGDTVLLSPACASYDQFQNFEHRGDTFKRLVGEL, encoded by the coding sequence ATGACGCCCGACCTGAAGGACCGCGATGTCGTGGTGTATGGGCTCGCCAAGAGCGGGTTGGCCGCCATCCGCCTCTTGCAGGCGAAGGGCGCGCGGGTGACGGCGCTGGACGCGCGCACCGAGGAGGCCCTGGGCGACACGGCACGCGACCTCAAGGCGCGCGGCGTGACGCTCGTCACCGGCCCCACGCCGCCGGGGCTGCTGGAGTCGAAGCAGCTGGTGGTGGTGAGCCCGGGCGTGCCGCTGGCTCTGCCCGACCTCCAGAAGGCGCGCGCCGCGGGGGTGCCCATCTGGGGCGAGGTGGAGCTGGCCTGGCGCTACCTCTCGCACGTGCCGCTCATCGGCATCACCGGCACCAACGGCAAGAGCACCACCACGGCACTCACCGGCGAGCTCTTCCTGAAGGGCGGGCGGCGCACCTTCGTGGGCGGCAACCTCGGGCGGCCGTTCGCCGAGGCGGCCCTCACCCCCGGAGACTGGGACGCGCTGGTGGTGGAGCTCTCCAGCTTCCAGCTCGAGGGCATCGACACGCTGCGGCCCCGGGGCTCCACCATCCTCAACCTCACGCCGGACCACATCGACCGGTACGAGAGCCACGCGGCCTACGGCGCGGCCAAGGCCCGCATCTTCCGCAACCAGGCGCAGGGCGACTTCGTGGTGGTGAACGCGGAGGACGCGGACGTGATGCGGCTGGCCGAGGCCGCGAAGGTGCCCGTCTACGGCTTCAGCCTCACCGGGCGCCCCGTGGCCTTGAGCCCCACGCTGGCCGGCCTGGCGGTGGCGAGGCCCGGGGGCTTCCGCTTCGAGGGAGTGGGGGAGAAGGGCGAGTCCTTCACCCTCACCAACCGCGCGCTGCGTGGGGGCCACAACGCGCAGAACGCCATGGCGGCGGCGCTGCTGGCGCGGCTGGCGGGCGTGCCGCACGAGGCGGTGCAGGCGGGCCTCGACAGCTACCCCGGCCTGCCGCACCGGCTGGAGAGCGTGCGCGTGCTGGACGGCGTGGAGTGGGTGAACGACTCCAAGGCCACCAACGTGGACTCGGTGCTGGTGGCCCTGCGCGCCTTCGAGAAGGACGTGCTCCTCATCGCCGGGGGCAAGGGCAAGGGCGCTCCCTACAAGCCCATGGTCGACGAGGGCCGCGGCAAGGTGAAGGGCGTGCTCACCATCGGCCAGGACGCCGACACCCTCGCCCAGGCCTACGAGGGGGCGGCCCCGGTGTACGCCTGCGGGACGCTCGCGGAAGCTGTACGGCGGGCCAAGGCCCTGGCAAGATCCGGTGACACTGTACTTTTGTCACCTGCATGTGCCTCGTACGATCAGTTCCAGAACTTCGAGCACCGGGGCGACACGTTCAAACGCCTCGTCGGGGAGCTCTGA
- the ftsW gene encoding putative lipid II flippase FtsW produces the protein MKATAPSSTAPVRFDALLLCAVLSLVSLGLVMVYSASAVMAQDKRGDSLYFLNRQLLAAGMGVVAMAVGMKVGWRRLARLAYPLLLVTLVLLVAVLIPGIGSSAGGARRWIRLPGFGLQPAEVAKFAWVVYLSYSLAKKREKVASFSVGFLPHLLLCGLLVGLCMLQPDFGSSVLLVFLLFALLFAAGTKLSYLVGSVLLALPLAYAAVASSPYRMKRVLAFLDPWAHRHDIGYQVAESLMSIGSGGLTGLGLGDGRQKLFFLPEAHTDFIFAIIGEELGLIGVVLLVSLYAIVIWRGIRASLAAPETFGTYLGLGLTSIIAFQATVNMCVAMGLLPTKGLTLPFVSYGGTSLVVLMGSAGVLLSLSASAEPAGNRTLRSGGDMREVAA, from the coding sequence ATGAAGGCCACCGCTCCCTCCTCCACCGCCCCGGTGCGGTTCGATGCGCTGTTGCTGTGCGCGGTCCTGTCGCTCGTCTCGCTCGGCCTGGTGATGGTGTACTCGGCCAGCGCCGTCATGGCGCAGGACAAGCGGGGTGACAGCCTCTACTTCCTCAACCGGCAGCTGCTGGCGGCGGGGATGGGCGTGGTGGCGATGGCGGTGGGGATGAAGGTGGGCTGGCGCCGGCTGGCGCGGCTCGCCTACCCGCTGCTGCTGGTGACGCTGGTGCTGCTGGTGGCGGTGCTGATTCCGGGCATCGGCTCCTCGGCGGGCGGCGCGCGGCGGTGGATCCGCCTGCCGGGCTTCGGCCTCCAGCCGGCCGAGGTGGCCAAGTTCGCCTGGGTCGTCTACCTGTCCTACTCGCTGGCCAAGAAGCGCGAGAAGGTGGCCAGCTTCTCCGTGGGCTTCCTCCCGCACCTGCTGCTGTGCGGCCTGCTGGTGGGCCTTTGTATGTTGCAGCCGGACTTCGGCAGCTCGGTGCTGCTGGTGTTCCTGCTGTTCGCGCTGCTGTTCGCCGCGGGCACGAAGCTGAGCTACCTGGTGGGCTCGGTGCTGCTGGCGCTGCCGCTGGCCTACGCCGCCGTCGCCAGCAGCCCCTACCGCATGAAGCGCGTGCTGGCCTTCCTGGACCCCTGGGCCCACCGGCACGACATCGGCTACCAGGTGGCCGAGTCCCTCATGTCCATCGGCTCGGGCGGCCTCACGGGGCTGGGCCTGGGGGATGGTCGGCAGAAGCTCTTCTTCCTCCCCGAGGCCCACACGGACTTCATCTTCGCCATCATCGGCGAGGAGCTGGGCCTCATCGGGGTGGTGCTGCTGGTGTCGCTCTACGCCATCGTCATCTGGCGGGGCATCCGCGCGAGCCTCGCCGCGCCGGAGACATTCGGCACGTACCTGGGTCTGGGGCTCACCTCCATCATCGCGTTCCAGGCCACGGTGAACATGTGCGTGGCGATGGGGCTGTTGCCCACTAAAGGACTGACGCTTCCCTTCGTGTCCTACGGAGGCACCTCATTGGTGGTGCTCATGGGTTCGGCCGGTGTATTGCTCTCGCTGAGTGCCAGCGCGGAACCCGCTGGCAACCGGACCCTGCGCTCCGGCGGTGACATGAGGGAGGTGGCGGCGTGA
- the murG gene encoding undecaprenyldiphospho-muramoylpentapeptide beta-N-acetylglucosaminyltransferase: MKVLIAGGGTGGHLYPGIALAEEVVTRHHANQVVFVGTERGLEARVVPREGYPLETIRAQGLKGKGLVGLIKGLLALPMAFIESFRILQRHKPDVVVGVGGYASGPVVLAAAILGIPTAVQEQNALPGLTNKVLGRFVRVVFTAFEEAGSFFPSQKVQLVGNPIRRTLMENFLRSRVAHEKFALLVFGGSLGARGINQRMIDALDYLQDLKDQLHIIHQTGKNDLETVRKGYADKGFEAQAQVVEYIEDMSSAYAKAELVVCRAGATTLSELTVAKKASILIPFPFATDNHQEVNAQSLVKAGAALMFRESELTGEKLAAEIRRLKEDPEKRRQMEKKAGLLGRPEASKELADVLVDLMVKTYGPSGRAEARGEDPNPKKPSKKPEGGDKPPSGGEKPAGGNEKQA; this comes from the coding sequence GTGAAGGTGCTCATCGCGGGAGGCGGTACGGGTGGTCATCTCTACCCCGGCATCGCCCTGGCCGAGGAGGTGGTGACGCGCCACCACGCCAACCAGGTGGTGTTCGTGGGCACCGAGCGCGGCCTGGAGGCGAGGGTGGTTCCCCGCGAGGGCTACCCGCTGGAGACCATCCGGGCGCAGGGCCTCAAGGGCAAGGGGCTGGTGGGGCTCATCAAGGGCCTGCTCGCGCTGCCCATGGCCTTCATCGAGTCCTTCCGCATCCTCCAGCGCCACAAGCCGGACGTGGTGGTGGGCGTGGGGGGCTACGCCAGCGGGCCGGTGGTGCTCGCGGCGGCCATCCTGGGCATCCCCACCGCGGTGCAGGAGCAGAATGCCCTGCCGGGGCTCACCAACAAGGTGCTCGGCAGGTTCGTGCGCGTCGTCTTCACCGCCTTCGAGGAGGCGGGCTCCTTCTTCCCCTCGCAGAAGGTGCAGCTCGTCGGCAACCCCATCCGTCGCACGCTGATGGAGAACTTCCTGCGCTCGCGCGTGGCGCACGAGAAGTTCGCCCTGCTCGTCTTCGGCGGCAGCCTCGGGGCGCGCGGCATCAACCAGCGGATGATCGACGCGCTGGACTACCTTCAAGACCTCAAGGACCAGCTCCACATCATCCACCAGACGGGGAAGAACGACCTCGAGACGGTGCGCAAGGGCTACGCGGACAAGGGCTTCGAGGCCCAGGCCCAGGTGGTGGAGTACATCGAGGACATGTCCAGCGCGTACGCCAAGGCGGAGCTCGTCGTGTGCCGGGCGGGCGCCACCACGCTGTCCGAGCTGACGGTGGCCAAGAAGGCCAGCATCCTCATTCCCTTCCCCTTCGCCACGGACAACCACCAGGAAGTGAATGCCCAGTCGCTGGTGAAGGCCGGCGCGGCGCTCATGTTCCGCGAGTCGGAGCTGACGGGGGAGAAGCTGGCCGCGGAGATCCGCCGCCTCAAGGAGGACCCGGAGAAGCGCCGCCAGATGGAGAAGAAGGCCGGCCTGCTGGGGCGTCCCGAGGCCTCCAAGGAACTGGCGGACGTGCTCGTGGACCTGATGGTGAAGACGTATGGCCCCTCGGGCCGGGCCGAGGCCCGCGGCGAGGACCCCAACCCGAAGAAGCCCTCCAAGAAGCCCGAGGGTGGCGACAAGCCCCCGAGCGGCGGCGAGAAGCCGGCGGGTGGCAACGAGAAGCAGGCCTGA